One genomic segment of Coffea arabica cultivar ET-39 chromosome 6e, Coffea Arabica ET-39 HiFi, whole genome shotgun sequence includes these proteins:
- the LOC113695803 gene encoding protein PHR1-LIKE 1, giving the protein MTIPSPEGRVAAHFHARETSEVNMGASRSDGSSKERLKWTQELHSLFEKAVNQLGGPDRATPKGILKAMGIPGLTIFHVKSHLQKYRMSKFIPESPNRGNRFERRSISEILPNFSATSGAQLNEALQMQKEVQKRLSDQLEVQRSLKMKIEAQGRFLERIANEHKNRAANAKPSKPYSPAASLPSLCEESDSEVDRNEIRPAVAAAAEFRAAKRIRIEDDDALLQKCDLESYNNGHQSPFLLRGLNSPCWAHEMGYPWGVATQSPMLPALYDPLN; this is encoded by the exons GCGAGTCGTTCCGATGGCTCTTCGAAAGAGCGCTTGAAATGGACCCAAGAACTTCACAGTCTCTTCGAGAAGGCGGTTAACCAGCTTGGTGGTCCAGACA GGGCAACACCAAAGGGTATTTTGAAGGCTATGGGCATTCCTGGACTCACTATTTTCCACGTTAAAAGCCACTTGCAG AAATACAGGATGTCAAAGTTCATCCCAGAATCACCCAACA GGGGCAACAGGTTTGAAAGGAGAAGCATATCTGAAATATTGCCAAACTTCAGCGCAACATC AGGCGCTCAACTTAACGAAGCACTGCAAATGCAAAAAGAAGTGCAAAAGCGGCTGAGTGATCAGCTTGAA GTTCAAAGGAGTTTGAAGATGAAAATCGAGGCTCAAGGAAGATTTCTAGAGAGAATTGCAAACGAACACAAAAACAGGGCGGCAAATGCAAAACCAAGCAAGCCTTACTCTCCAGCTGCATCCCTGCCTTCTCTGTGCGAGGAGTCCGACTCTGAGGTAGACAGAAACGAAATACGACCtgctgttgctgctgctgcagAATTTCGAGCAGCAAAGAGGATAAGGATAGAAGATGACGATGCTTTGCTACAAAAATGCGACCTTGAATCCTACAACAACGGCCATCAGAGCCCGTTTCTCCTCAGAGGATTGAACAGCCCGTGTTGGGCTCATGAAATGGGATATCCATGGGGCGTTGCAACCCAGTCTCCCATGTTGCCAGCACTGTATGATCCTCTAAACTGA
- the LOC113695633 gene encoding F-box/kelch-repeat protein At3g23880-like has translation MSPKKLHQSQMSVAKAALAPNIPEELTVDILLRLPPKSIGKFRCVSKSWRSLLSDPLFITAYLTLHLHYPQKLIFFSSSPVPLSSRSIYTLTFTTADNPGSEAVLQKLTLAENILENTSSKYASIVGSCNGLVLVLGFRMEIGFRDTMYLINPTTMEFVKLPASPLVREAVRIGGALGYDSSNDDYKIVTVSCDEPTSNETSS, from the coding sequence ATGTCCCCAAAGAAACTCCATCAATCTCAAATGTCGGTGGCCAAGGCTGCCTTAGCCCCAAATATTCCCGAAGAACTCACAGTCGACATACTCTTACGTCTTCCGCCGAAATCTATCGGTAAATTCAGGTGCGTCTCGAAGTCATGGCGATCTCTACTCTCCGACCCACTATTCATCACAGCCTACCTCACTCTTCATCTCCATTACCCCCAAAAACtcatcttcttttcttcttcccctGTCCCTCTCTCTTCACGCAGCATCTACACCCTAACTTTCACTACCGCTGACAACCCTGGTTCCGAAGCTGTTTTGCAAAAGCTCACCCTTGCAGAGAACATTTTAGAGAATACATCTTCGAAGTACGCCTCAATTGTTGGTTCTTGCAACGGGTTGGTGTTGGTGTTAGGATTCAGAATGGAGATAGGCTTCCGGGATACAATGTATTTGATAAACCCCACGACCATGGAGTTCGTGAAATTGCCCGCTAGCCCTTTGGTTCGGGAGGCTGTTCGAATTGGGGGTGCATTGGGTTATGATAGTTCTAATGATGATTACAAGATCGTTACTGTCTCGTGTGATGAACCCACGAGTAATGAAACTTCTAGTTAG
- the LOC113695056 gene encoding jasmonate-induced oxygenase 1 — MNCLQSWPEPIVRVQSLSDSGIRAIPKRYVKGPSDRPSRLIESSAGSDVQIPVIDLHSLFSGLPQDDSLRQETLDSIATACREWGFFQVVNHGVSHELMARTREVWREFFHLPLEEKQQYANSPSTYEGYGSRLGVEKGAKLDWSDYFFLHYLPTSLRDQNKWPKLPSSCRELVGKYNEELVKLCGKLTKILSLNLGLKEEYLQQAFGGEEVGACLRINFYPKCPQPDLTLGLSSHSDPGGMTLLLPDENVAGLQVRRARNWITVKPVPNAFIVNIGDQIQVLSNARYRSVEHRVIVNSVKERVSLAFFYNPRGDLLIQPAPELVAEDSPALYSPMTYNEYRVFIRTRGPCGKSQVESLKSPK, encoded by the exons ATGAACTGCTTACAGAGTTGGCCGGAACCAATTGTGAGGGTCCAATCACTGTCGGACAGTGGCATTCGGGCAATCCCCAAACGCTACGTGAAAGGTCCATCCGATAGGCCTTCCCGGCTTATAGAATCCTCTGCAGGCAGCGATGTGCAAATTCCCGTGATTGACCTCCACAGTCTTTTTTCTGGCCTGCCGCAGGATGACTCGCTGCGCCAAGAAACCTTGGACAGCATAGCCACTGCGTGTCGCGAGTGGGGCTTCTTCCAGGTGGTTAACCATGGGGTTAGCCATGAGCTCATGGCCCGCACTCGGGAGGTGTGGCGCGAATTCTTTCACCTTCCCTTGGAGGAGAAGCAGCAATATGCTAATTCCCCGAGCACCTATGAAGGTTACGGCAGCCGGCTCGGGGTGGAGAAAGGAGCAAAGTTGGATTGGAGTGACTACTTCTTTCTTCATTACCTTCCTACTTCCCTGAGGGACCAAAACAAGTGGCCTAAGCTTCCATCTTCATGCAG GGAATTGGTAGGCAAGTATAACGAGGAACTGGTTAAACTCTGTGGGAAGTTGACGAAGATTTTATCATTGAATCTTGGACTAAAAGAGGAGTACCTTCAGCAAGCTTTCGGAGGTGAGGAAGTGGGCGCATGCTTGAGGATAAATTTTTACCCGAAATGTCCACAACCGGACCTCACACTGGGCCTCTCATCACATTCTGATCCTGGTGGCATGACCCTTCTCCTCCCTGACGAAAATGTCGCCGGCCTCCAAGTCCGCCGTGCCCGTAATTGGATAACGGTCAAACCGGTTCCTAATGCCTTCATTGTCAACATTGGAGATCAAATTCAG GTCCTGAGCAACGCGAGGTACAGAAGCGTGGAGCACCGAGTAATCGTGAATTCGGTCAAAGAACGAGTGTCGCTGGCATTTTTCTACAATCCAAGGGGTGACTTGCTTATCCAACCTGCGCCGGAGCTGGTCGCGGAGGACTCCCCTGCCCTATATTCGCCCATGACCTACAATGAATACAGAGTTTTCATCAGAACAAGGGGCCCTTGTGGCAAGTCCCAAGTTGAATCCCTCAAATCCCCCAAGTAG